GGCCGCTCCAGGCCGGCCATCAGGCGCTGCGGGAGCCGCTCAGGAGCGGAAGCACCGGTCCCGCGGCCACCCCGAGGCCCACCGAGACGGTGGCGGCGGGATGGGCGACGCCCCGTGCCGGGAGGCCCCCGGCCGCGAGCGTGCTCGGCCCGGGGCGGCTCGCTCCGGCGACGGGCGGAACGACCGGCACGAGGGGGTCGGCCAGGAGGCGGGACGCGGCCGCACCGGAATGCCGGTGCGGCCGCGTCCCGTCCTCGCGTCGCTCCTCATCGACCTCCGGTGATCCTCGACCGGACCTTGTCGCGGGCATCGGCGGCGTCATCGGCGAACAGGGCCAGCTCGGCGAGTTCGCGGCACTCCGCGAGGGTGTGCGCGGCCAGTGCCGCCCGCACCTCGGGGAGCGAGGCGGGCGCGGCCGACAGGCTGGTGATCCCGAGGCCGACAAGCACCAGGGCGAGTGCGGGGTCGGCGGCCGCCTCCCCGCACACGCCGATCGGACGGCCGTGCTCGGCCGCGGACCGGGCGGCGGCGGCGACCAGCGCCAGCAGGGCCGGCTGCCACGGGTCGAGGAGCTCGGCGAGGGAGCCGAGCGTGCGGTCGGCCGCGAAGGTGTACTGGGCCAGGTCGTTGGTGCCGATGCTGAAGAAGTCGCAGACCTCCGCCAGCCGGTCGGTCCGCAGGGCGGCCGCCGGGACCTCGATCATCGCGCCGGCCAGCGGCAGACCGTGCGCGCGCACCAGGGCGGCGAACTCGGCGGCCTCGCGCGGGACCGACACCATCGGGGCCATCACCCAGACCTGGGCGGTCGCGGCCTCGGCGGCTTCGGCGATCGCGGCGAGCTGGGTCGCCAGCAGCCCGGGGTCGCGGGCGGCGGTTCGCAGACCGCGGACGCCCAGGGCCGGGTTCTCCTCGTCGGCGGCCGTGACGAAGGGCAGCGGTTTGTCCGCGCCCGCGTCGAGCGTGCGGACGACCACCCGGCGGCCGGCGAAGGCCGTGAAGACCTGCCGGTAGGCGGCGGCCTGTTCGGCGAGGTCGGGAGCCTCGGCACGGTCCAGGAAGAGGAACTCGGTGCGGAACAGGCCCACGCCCTCCGCGTCGGCCGCGGCCGCGCCGGCCAGCTCGTGCGGCGCACCGAGGTTGACGAGGAGCGCGACCGGATGGCCGTCCGCCGTCCGGCCCGGCCCCCGGACGCCGGCCGACAGCTCGCGGCGGCGGAGCTCCCGCTCGGCGGCCCGCGCGAGCGTCTCCGGGCTCGGGTCAGGCTCGACCACGCCGTCGGCGCCGTGCACCAGGACCTGTCGGCCGTCCTCGAGCTCCATGGCGCCGGCGCAGCCGACCACGGCGGGCACGCCGAGCGCCTTGGCGAGGATGGCCGTGTGGCTGGTCGGCCCGCCGCGGACGGTGACCACGGCCAGCACCCGGGCGGGGTCGAGCAGGGCCGTGTCGGCGGGCGCCAGGTCCTCGGCGACGAGGACGTACGGGTGTCCCGGGTCGGGCAGGCCGGGCACGGGCAGGCCGAGCAGGTGCGCCACCGCGCGGTCGCGCAGGTCGTCCAGGTCGGCGGCGCGTTCCGCGAAATGACCGCCGGCGGCGACCAGCGCGGTGCGGAATCCGTCGAAGGCGGCGGCGAGCGCGTGGGCGCCATCGGTCCCCCGCTCGGCCAGGGCGGCCGCCTCGTCGGCGAGGACCGGGTCGGCGGCCATCATGGCCTGCGCGGCGAGCACCTCGGAGCCCGGGCCGCTCACGCGGGCGGCGCGCTCCTCCAGGTCGGCGACGACCGCGCCGAGGGCGGCGTGGACCGCCGCCGCCTCCGCCGCCGGGTCGGCGACGGGCCTCGGGGCGGGCAGCGCGGGTACGGGCGCCATCCGCGCGACCGGGCCTGCCGCGCTGCCGGTACCGA
The DNA window shown above is from Streptomyces vietnamensis and carries:
- the ptsP gene encoding phosphoenolpyruvate--protein phosphotransferase, which gives rise to MSGPVRGIGVGTGSAAGPVARMAPVPALPAPRPVADPAAEAAAVHAALGAVVADLEERAARVSGPGSEVLAAQAMMAADPVLADEAAALAERGTDGAHALAAAFDGFRTALVAAGGHFAERAADLDDLRDRAVAHLLGLPVPGLPDPGHPYVLVAEDLAPADTALLDPARVLAVVTVRGGPTSHTAILAKALGVPAVVGCAGAMELEDGRQVLVHGADGVVEPDPSPETLARAAERELRRRELSAGVRGPGRTADGHPVALLVNLGAPHELAGAAAADAEGVGLFRTEFLFLDRAEAPDLAEQAAAYRQVFTAFAGRRVVVRTLDAGADKPLPFVTAADEENPALGVRGLRTAARDPGLLATQLAAIAEAAEAATAQVWVMAPMVSVPREAAEFAALVRAHGLPLAGAMIEVPAAALRTDRLAEVCDFFSIGTNDLAQYTFAADRTLGSLAELLDPWQPALLALVAAAARSAAEHGRPIGVCGEAAADPALALVLVGLGITSLSAAPASLPEVRAALAAHTLAECRELAELALFADDAADARDKVRSRITGGR